GAGTATGAAAATCGATAGGTACATTTAATTCACTTTTCATTCTTCTGATAATTTTACCAGATAATGATGGAGGAATTAATCCTGCCATATCTTTCACAGTAATCATATTAGCACCCAAAGCTTCCATTTGTTTCGCTTTGTTTAAGAAGTAATCTACATCGAAAATCTTCTTGGGTAACTTTTTACCAGATAGTAAGGCTTTCCATTTCTGTTTTCTTGTAAACTTAGGATCAACCGTATAACAAACTGCACAATCGGCAATACCACCCGCTTCTTTCATATATTTAATGGTGGTTTCCATGTTTTGTACATCATTCAAACAGTCGAAAATACGCATAATTCCCAAACCAGATTTCACTGCATTTTTGTTGAAACCTTCAATTACTGTTTCTGGGTATGGAGAATATCCAAACAGGTTTCTACCACGAGAAAGAGCTGTTAAATGAGAAACATCGCCAATAACTTCTTTAATGGACTCTAAACGGTGCCACGGATCTTCGTTCAGGTATCGCATTACCGAATCAGGAATTGCTCCACCCCACACTTCCATTGCATAAAAATTAGCATCCTTATACAAAGGAAGAACCGATTCAATTTCCTTTTGAGGAACACGAGTTGCAAATAATGATTGCTGACCATCACGAAGCGTAAGATCACGAATCTTTAACTTACCAGTTCGTTTAATTGCAGCTCTTTCTATAGCAATTTTCTTGCGATTTTCTTCTCTCTGTGCTTCGAATTCTGCTTTACGTTTTCCTTCAAGGTAAGCTTTAGCTACCAATGGAAAAAGTTCTAACAACATAAATTCTTTATCATCCTTAGCCAATTTCACACTACCATATTGCGGTAATATTGGATTTTCGGGAGATACATAAGCGTCTACATCGTAATCTATTTTTTCTGCTTTACCCGTAATTTTCTCACGAAATTCGGGTGCAATATCAATTGGGGTTGTTCCGTATTCTCCTTTTACAAGATTAAAAAACTGGTTTGATACATTGGTATAAAACGGACGACCAGAGTTCTCATCGATTACACAATTTACAGCCTGAACACCAACAATTTGAGAAGAAGGGGTTACCAATGGCGGACAACCTGCGTCCAAACGAACCACCGGTACCACTTCTAACACTCTCTCGAGCAGGGTTTCCAAACCTAAAGCTTTCAACTGGTTAAGCATGTTTGTGTACATACCTCCAGGAATTTCCGCATCCTTAACCATTTGGTTCGGAGCTGGGAAATTAAAATATTCTTCAATTGCATGGCATGCTTTTAATAAGTCTTCTTCATTATCGGCTTTTGCCTGCTTAATTGCCTCATCGAATAATCGATCGATATTTGCGGGCAATTTATCTTTTGTAATATCAAATTCAATTGGGAATTGCTTATAGCTATCAACATCGGCTAAAGCATTGGCACGAATTTCTTTTAGTACTTTATTGATTTCCACAACTGTTTTAGCATCCCCATCTAATTCAATGCCTAATTTCTGACAGAAAATATAAATTAGTTCATAAGCAGGAGCGGCAGATCCTCCAGCAAAATTCATGATATTTGTATCGATAATATCAACACCATTAATAATTGCCGAAAGAGCAGATGCCAAACCATAACCTGGAGTGGAATGCGAATGAAAATCTACAGGAATATTTAATTCTTCTTTAAAACGACGAATAATTTGTCCTGCAAATGAAGGAGAAGCCAATCCGGCCATATCTTTTAGTGAAATCATATCGGCTCCTAAAGCTTCTAGCTTCTTGGCCATCTTCACAAAATAATTAATATCAAAAATCTGATCTGGAAGATTCTTCACTGTTAATCTTTCCTGATCTTCTTTTTTGGTGGGAAATTTAGAATCTACAGTAAAACATACAGCACAATCGGCCAAACCACCAGCTTCTTTTACGTACTTAATGGTAGACTTCATGTTCTCGATATCATTCAAACAATCGAAAATACGCATGATACCTAAACCAGATTTAACAGCCTGGGTATTAAAATTTTTAATTACCGATTCAGGATATGGGCTATAGCCAAAAAGATTACGACCACGAGATAAGGCGGTAAGTTTAGAAACTTCGCCTATTTCTTTTTTGATCGACTCCAAACGGTACCAGGGATCTTCGTTCAAGTAACGCATTACAGAATCAGGAACTGCTCCTCCCCATACTTCCATTGCATAAAAGTTAGCCTTTTTATATAGGTGTAATACTTTTTCAATTTCTGCCTGTGGCATTCTTGTAGCAAAAAGAGATTGCTGACCATCTCTTAGTGTAAGATCTCTAACTAATAATTTCCTTTTTTTCATACCTATATAATTTTCTTCCATTTGCTGTTTGGAAGCCGCAAATAAATTTTATTCAATTTCGAAAATCTGTTGATTAAAACTTAGCTGCTCATTTCATACCTGACTTACTAAATTATTACATCCAATTATTACTCGAGAGAGTAGTTTAAAATTGGGATAAGAATTAATATGATTTAATTCTGCACCAAAAATAAAAACTATTTTTTATTGAAGAAATAATTCTGTATTTATCGATGTATGTTCTACAATATCTGAATATATGGGTATTTACACCCATTATAATTACTGATTTTTTTCTCTAATAATTTCAATTAAAAATCGCAATCGATATCGTAAATTTCAAAGTGTAAAGCAGAAATCAGAAAAATATCAATAAAATCAGGTCAATACTAAAAAAGATTAAATATAAACTTGTAATTAACCAACAAAATGTACTGTTCAACAGAAAACAGGGTAAAATACCCATCTCTTAATTTTCCATTTTTAAAACATGTTTTATAGCATATAGCTTTATTTTAAAACATCGTAATAAAAAAGATTAATCTTTAGATTTTTCGATAAAAAATATCCATGCATTATCTAAAATTCACAGACAAAACAGTTTTGTAATTTCTCTCTCATTTAGTAAAAAGATGTGTACTTTTATGGCGTTAAAATTGAAACTTTAGAACCTATTTTGAGGTCCATAATATTTCTGGGCTCAAATCACTAAATATCATACTGTGAGTATAATCGGACAATACGCAGAACTAAAAGTTGCCAAACTAGTTGATTTTGGCGTTTTTTTAGAAGGAGAAGATGAAGCATTAATATTGCTTCCTAATCAATACGTACCACCAAAAACGCAATTAGACGATACTATTAAAGTATTTATCTATCGTGATTCGGAGGACAGAATTATAGCAACAACTTTAACTCCCAATGCTACCGTAGGCGAATTTGCTGTTATGAAAGTAAAATCGGTTACCAACATTGGAGCCTTTTTAGATTGGGGTCTTGCCAAAGACCTTTTGGTTCCTTTTAGCGAGCAAAGAGATAAATTACAGGAAGGTCTCTCCTACCTTGTTTACGTTTATCTTGACAGCTCGACAGGTAGAATTGTTGCAACTGCTAAAGTTGATAAAATTCTTAAGGATGTTGAAGTATCATATAAAGAAGGAGATGAAGTTGATATATTAGTAGGCAAAAGAAACGATTTAGGTTTTCAGGTGTTGATTAACGACGATGCTTTAGGTATTATTTATAAAAATGAAATTTTCGGTCATTTAAAAATTGGCGACAAAAGAAAAGCTTATATCAAAAAAGTTAGACCCGATGGAAAAATAGATATAAGCCTACAACAACAAGGATATCAGAATGAAGTACCTAAATCGGGACAGCAAATATTAGATATGCTTAAAGACGAGGAAGGATTTTTGCCTTTAAACGATAAAAGTTCGCCCGAAGATATTTATTACCTGCTTAAAATGAGCAAGAAAAATTTTAAAAAGGCAATTGGACTTCTTTACAAACAAAGATTAATTACCATAGAAGAAGCTGGAATTTATCTGGTACAATAAGCTATTGCGAATTACTTAAAAACAAAATACGTAAACCACAACTAAGCTAGCATGAACAATTATTTTAAAACAGTATTCTTAGCCGTATCACTAATTTTTTCGGCAGCTACAAAGGCTCAGGACAAATCGGATTGGAAAGCTGGAGTACCCGAAGGTTGTACCACAATTACTGTGGGTAAAATGGCTTCTATCGACGGATCTGTGATTACATCTCATACCGATGATAGTCATCGTACCCGAGCCTGGATGAATGTTATTCCTGCAAAAAAACATAAGAAAGGCAGCAAATTTTTCTTGTACGAACGATCATCTTATGATAGTTTGGCAATGCCTACTTATCAGCATAAAAAAATTGGAGAAATCGATCAGGCTGAAACAACTTATCAATATCTGAATACTGCTTATCCGTGTATTAACGAAAAACAATTGGCCATTGGCGAATCTACTTTTGGTGGTAGAGAAGAATTATTTTCGAAAAAATGTTTAATAGACTGTCAGCGATTGCAGCAATTAATGCTGGAGAGATGCTCTACTGCAAGAGAAGCAATTGCTTTAGCCGATGATTTATTAACTAAATATGGCTGGAGAGATTTTGGTGAATGTTTAACCATTGCCGATAAAAAAGAGGTTTGGCATTTCGAAGTTGTTGGTCCGGGAAAAGGAAAAATTGGTGCCGTTTGGGTAGCACAGCGCGTACCCGACAATCATATTTCGGTAAACGCCAATGCAAGTACCATTAAAGAAATAAATATTGAAGATTCAAATTCATTTTTAGCATCTGAAAATATATATAGCCTAGCAAAAGAAAATGGATGGTGGAAAGAAGGAGAAACATTTAAATGGAATGCCGTTTATGCCCCTAAAAGTCGTTTATCATTAGCTTCGCGCAGAAGAGAATGGCGCGTACTTTCAATGGCAGCTCCATCGCTAAAACTAGATGCCAACGATAAGGACTATCCTTTTTCGGTAGAACCAGATAAAAAAATAAGCTTAGACGATTTAGTAATAATTTTTAAAGATTACTACGAAGGAACACCCTACAACTTTGTAAAAAATATAAAACAAGCCAACAAAGACGGCAAAGAAGTATTATCGCCTTTTGCAAATCCGTTTATGCCATACGATATGAACCGTTTGTTTAAAATAAATGGCGGATGGGGAGATCTTGGAGAAAGAACCATTGCTCGCTGGTACACTATGTATGCAACTATTATTCAATGCAGAGACTGGTTACCCGATGAAATTGGAGGAATTGCCTGGCTTGCTCAGGATAATGTTGCAACATCTATTTATATTCCTGTTTATGCTGGCACTACCGACTTAGCCGAAAGCTATAAAGTAAAAGCCCGAAGAACTGGATATACACGAAAATCGGCTTGGTGGGCCTTTAATCGATTAGGAACTTTAAGCGCTCAGCGCTGGGGAGATATGCGCAAAGATGTTGATAAAGTATTTATTCCTTTACAGCGTAAATATTTTGCAGAACAAGCAAAAATTGATGAACAATATTTAAAGCTTAACAAAAAGAAACAAAAAGAATTTCTTACCAATAGAAGCAAACAACTGGGAAACGAAGTTGTTGAAAAAGCTTGGGAAATAGGAGATCATATTTGGACCAAATATGATGAGAAATTCTAAGTTTAAATATCAAGAATACAAAAAAGAATAGCCCATCGCAAAAACACTGAAAAATTCATACGTTTTAGAAATTTGATAAGTATCAATTGTCGAACTATGTATTTTTGTATTTATAACATCTTTGCAAAAAAATACATACAGCAGTATACAATCTAAAAAAAGCCGTAAAAAGGGAATATATCATCCTTTTACGGCTTTTTTAATTTTTATTTCTTTTTCTGTTCCCTCCCCATTTTCACTCTTTTTTTACGAAATTTAAGAACCGAAAATATTTTTTTATTTGACCTATGATTTTATTATATTTACTTGTACAACAATAAAATATTGAAAACTAGAAGCAAGCAAATAAAATGATAATTAATCAACCAGATAGTCATAAAGACAACATTGCTCCTAAAGATATATCGAACATATTTTTCTTTTCCTTATTTCTTATCATTCTTCTATTCTCTATATCCTTTATTTATATCTACAAAAAAAACATAGCCTCAATAAATAAAAGAAATATAGAACAAACAAAAAATAGAATTATACAAGCAAAAAAAGACTACTTAAAAACTGCTATTGACAGAACATTTATAGAAATTCAGCTATTAGAAAAAATACCACTTGACAAAACCAACTCTACTCCCGAAAAATTGAAAGAACATGCCAAAACAATTATAAGAAATACAATTCTTAAGGACTCTGGATACATTTTTGTAAATGAAATTATTAACTATGAAGGAGGTGACAAATATGCAATTAGAGCTGTACACCCTAATTTACCAGATACCGAAGGCAATTATTTATCCACAAATACACAAGATATAAAAGGCAATACTCCTTATTTAACAGAGCTAGAAGGTGTGAAAGCCAAGGGAGAATTATTCTTTACTTATTGGTTTAAAAAATTTGGACAGGAAAAAATATCTCATAAATTAACCTATGTAAAACTTTACAAAAAATACAACTGGATTATTGGAACAGGTGTCTATCTTGATGATGTAGATGACTATATTGCAAACGAAATAATAAAAAATAAATTAGTAAAAGATCAGCAAAATAAAATTCTAGTTATTCTGGTAATTATAACTCTTACTTTAGCCATTATTACAGCTATTTTTTACAAGGAAAGAATTCATAAAATATTAAAATATTATATCGATCAGGTTAAAGATAGAGAGTTGGCTCTAAAAAAAATAAATGAATCGCTGGAAAAGACAATAAAAATAAGATCGGAGCAGCTAAACCAAAGCGAAAAAAGCTATCGGGCTATTTTCCATAACAATCAATCAATAATGATGCTTATTGATCCCAATAATGGGGATATTGTTGATGCAAACCAAGCTGCTCTTAATTTTTACAATTACTCTTTAGAAGAGTTTACAAGCATTAAAATAAGCGATATAAACATACTTCCGCCTAAAAAAGTAAAACAGGCAATGGAAATAAGCAAAAAACAATCTAACTATTTTCTTTTTAAGCATCGTTTATCTTCTGGCGAAATTAAAGATGTAGAGGTTTATTCGGAACACATGATAATTAATAATAATGAACTCTTATTTTCAATAGTTCACGACATATCTGAATTGCGAAAAACCCAACAGGAATTAATTATAGCCAAAAAACGAGCCGAAGAAAGCGATAAACTTAAAACTGCCTTTTTAGCTAATATGAGTCATGAAATTCGTACGCCTTTAAATTCAATTTTAGGTTTCTCAGATTTATTAATAAATCCACATAATACTTTAGAACAAAATTCTCGTTTCTCAAATATCATTAATACTTCAGGATTACAATTGATGAGGATTATAGATGATATTATTGATATTTCTCATATAGAATCTAACCAACTTAAAGTATCGCTATCACCAATTTCGACAAATAAAACCCTAGAAAAAATAGCCGATACGTTTAAAAATACTGTTTTAAACTCGAAAAATAAAGTCGTTGATTTTAAATTACAAATTCCCAATACCAAAAAAGATTTTATTATAAATACTGACGAGGTTCGGTTTACTCAAATATGTAATAATCTACTAAGAAATGCTTGGAAATTTACCAATGAAGGTTACATTAAAATAGGCTATTCCCACAAAAAAAATAACTCTAAAGAACACTTAAAATTCTATGTTAAAGATACGGGATGTGGAATTGCCGAAAATAAATTTGATCTTATTTTTGATAGATTCTCGCAAGTAGCCTACGATGAATACCGAGAAGGAAACGGACTTGGTTTAAGTATTACCGAAGGCTTGGTAAAATTACTAGGAAGTGAAATGGAATTAGAATCAACACTGGGAAAAGGTTCCTGTTTTTACTTCACAATTCCATTAAATTTTACCTCCACAGAACAAATTATAGAAAATTAGAATTTAATTTTTACGTTCCAATTCTCGTAGGTTTTCCATCTTTTTTATTAAAAGATACGAATTGATATCACCTAAGTGTTCCTTCACTTTTTTGTTTCCAAACTCATAAACCTTATCAACTAAACCATCCAGAAAATCTCTATCGTGCGAAACAACAATTATGGTTCCGTCAAAATCTTTTAATGCAGCTTTTAAAATATCTTTGGTTTTCATATCCAAATGATTGGTTGGCTCATCGAGAATCAATAAATTCACTGGTTCAAGAAGTAACTTAATCATTGCCAACCTTGTTTTTTCTCCTCCCGAAAGAACTTTTACTTTTTTTGTTGAATTATCACCACCAAACATAAAAGCACCTAAAATATCCTTTAACTTGGTACGAACATCTCCTTTTGCTACATGATCAATAGTTTGAAAAACCGTTAAATCCTCATCCATTAAAGAAGCCTGATTCTGAGCAAAATACCCAATCATACTATTATGACCTAAAGTAAGTGTTCCACCATGATCAATTTCCTGCATAATAGCTTTTACTAAAGTAGATTTACCTTCTCCATTTCGCCCTACAAACGCTATTTTTTCGCCTCTTTCGAGAGTAAAATTAACATTCTCGAACACCAAATGCTCGCCATAATATTTATTCACATCCTCCATAATTACGGGATAATTTCCCGACCGTGGCGAAGGTGGAAATTTTAATCTCAAAGCCGAAGTGTCTTCTTCATCCACCTCAATAATATCAAGTTTCTCTAACATCTTTACACGCGATTGAACCTGCAAAGTTTTTGAATATGTTCCCTTAAATCGTTCAATAAATGCTCGATTCTCGGCAATCATTTTTTGTTGTTCGTCGTAAGCTTTTTGCTGATGAATTCGTCTATCTTTTCGCAATTCCAAATACTCAGAATAAGTTGCTTTGTAATCGTAAATTCGGCCCATTGTAATCTCAATGGTTCGCGAAGTAATATTATCAACAAAAGCACGGTCGTGAGAAATAACCATTACCGCTTTCCCCGAATTGATCAAAAAATCTTCTAACCACTGAATCGACTCAATATCCAAATGATTGGTTGGCTCATCCAAAAGAATTAAATCTGGTTTCTTTAATAAAATTTTTGCCAGTTCGATTCTCATTCTCCAACCACCACTAAACTCACTAGTTGGTCGGGTAAAATCTTCCCGCATAAAACCTAAGCCCAAAAGCGCCTTCTCTACTTCTGCATCGTAATTAATCTCTTCAATAGAGTAAAACGATTCGCTTAAAGCCGATACATCTTCAATTAGTTTATAGTAACTTTCCGATTCAAAATCGGTACGTGAAGCAAGTTGTTGGTTCAAATCCTCAATTTGCTTTTCCATTTCAAAAATATGAGAAAAAGCCTGAGCTGTTTCCTCAAAAACAGTTCGCGTATTGGAAGTCATTAAATGCTGAGGAAGATAAGCAATGGTTTTATCTTTTGGACTGGAAACACGTCCGCGTGTAGCAGTATCAACGCCTGCAATAATTTTTAATAA
This genomic interval from uncultured Marinifilum sp. contains the following:
- a CDS encoding S1-like domain-containing RNA-binding protein encodes the protein MSIIGQYAELKVAKLVDFGVFLEGEDEALILLPNQYVPPKTQLDDTIKVFIYRDSEDRIIATTLTPNATVGEFAVMKVKSVTNIGAFLDWGLAKDLLVPFSEQRDKLQEGLSYLVYVYLDSSTGRIVATAKVDKILKDVEVSYKEGDEVDILVGKRNDLGFQVLINDDALGIIYKNEIFGHLKIGDKRKAYIKKVRPDGKIDISLQQQGYQNEVPKSGQQILDMLKDEEGFLPLNDKSSPEDIYYLLKMSKKNFKKAIGLLYKQRLITIEEAGIYLVQ
- a CDS encoding ATP-binding protein, with protein sequence MIINQPDSHKDNIAPKDISNIFFFSLFLIILLFSISFIYIYKKNIASINKRNIEQTKNRIIQAKKDYLKTAIDRTFIEIQLLEKIPLDKTNSTPEKLKEHAKTIIRNTILKDSGYIFVNEIINYEGGDKYAIRAVHPNLPDTEGNYLSTNTQDIKGNTPYLTELEGVKAKGELFFTYWFKKFGQEKISHKLTYVKLYKKYNWIIGTGVYLDDVDDYIANEIIKNKLVKDQQNKILVILVIITLTLAIITAIFYKERIHKILKYYIDQVKDRELALKKINESLEKTIKIRSEQLNQSEKSYRAIFHNNQSIMMLIDPNNGDIVDANQAALNFYNYSLEEFTSIKISDINILPPKKVKQAMEISKKQSNYFLFKHRLSSGEIKDVEVYSEHMIINNNELLFSIVHDISELRKTQQELIIAKKRAEESDKLKTAFLANMSHEIRTPLNSILGFSDLLINPHNTLEQNSRFSNIINTSGLQLMRIIDDIIDISHIESNQLKVSLSPISTNKTLEKIADTFKNTVLNSKNKVVDFKLQIPNTKKDFIINTDEVRFTQICNNLLRNAWKFTNEGYIKIGYSHKKNNSKEHLKFYVKDTGCGIAENKFDLIFDRFSQVAYDEYREGNGLGLSITEGLVKLLGSEMELESTLGKGSCFYFTIPLNFTSTEQIIEN
- a CDS encoding ABC-F family ATP-binding cassette domain-containing protein, with the translated sequence MISVDALAVEFGGTTLFKDISFVINEKDRIALMGKNGAGKSTLLKIIAGVDTATRGRVSSPKDKTIAYLPQHLMTSNTRTVFEETAQAFSHIFEMEKQIEDLNQQLASRTDFESESYYKLIEDVSALSESFYSIEEINYDAEVEKALLGLGFMREDFTRPTSEFSGGWRMRIELAKILLKKPDLILLDEPTNHLDIESIQWLEDFLINSGKAVMVISHDRAFVDNITSRTIEITMGRIYDYKATYSEYLELRKDRRIHQQKAYDEQQKMIAENRAFIERFKGTYSKTLQVQSRVKMLEKLDIIEVDEEDTSALRLKFPPSPRSGNYPVIMEDVNKYYGEHLVFENVNFTLERGEKIAFVGRNGEGKSTLVKAIMQEIDHGGTLTLGHNSMIGYFAQNQASLMDEDLTVFQTIDHVAKGDVRTKLKDILGAFMFGGDNSTKKVKVLSGGEKTRLAMIKLLLEPVNLLILDEPTNHLDMKTKDILKAALKDFDGTIIVVSHDRDFLDGLVDKVYEFGNKKVKEHLGDINSYLLIKKMENLRELERKN
- a CDS encoding C69 family dipeptidase encodes the protein MNNYFKTVFLAVSLIFSAATKAQDKSDWKAGVPEGCTTITVGKMASIDGSVITSHTDDSHRTRAWMNVIPAKKHKKGSKFFLYERSSYDSLAMPTYQHKKIGEIDQAETTYQYLNTAYPCINEKQLAIGESTFGGREELFSKKCLIDCQRLQQLMLERCSTAREAIALADDLLTKYGWRDFGECLTIADKKEVWHFEVVGPGKGKIGAVWVAQRVPDNHISVNANASTIKEINIEDSNSFLASENIYSLAKENGWWKEGETFKWNAVYAPKSRLSLASRRREWRVLSMAAPSLKLDANDKDYPFSVEPDKKISLDDLVIIFKDYYEGTPYNFVKNIKQANKDGKEVLSPFANPFMPYDMNRLFKINGGWGDLGERTIARWYTMYATIIQCRDWLPDEIGGIAWLAQDNVATSIYIPVYAGTTDLAESYKVKARRTGYTRKSAWWAFNRLGTLSAQRWGDMRKDVDKVFIPLQRKYFAEQAKIDEQYLKLNKKKQKEFLTNRSKQLGNEVVEKAWEIGDHIWTKYDEKF